CTTGGCGAAGTAGACCTCTACGCCGTCCTCCAGGGGGAGCCATTCGCCTTCCGTGATGGCTACGGCCCCGTGCTTGAGGGCTGACGTACGGCCCTTGCGCTTCGGTCCCTCGTGGTGGTCCCAGCGCCGCAGGAACGGGTTCAGGTGAGGCAGGCGGCCGACGCCGGGCTCCGGTTCGGCGGACAGGCGGACCCGACGGCCGGGCAGGTCGAGTTCCTCAACTCGCAGCAGGGGCAGGGCTTCCAGCCGCGAGGCGTAGGCCGTGTCCGTGAACTCCACGAAGTCGCCGACGTCCAGGTCCAGCTTGTCGTCGTGCCCGAGGGACGCCAACTGCACCCACGTTCCATCGAGTTCGTCGACCGGGAAGACCACCGAGCCGTTCTCCCGCGACCACTTGAAGGTGGCGTCCTTCGCCTCGCCGCCGGCGTGCACCTCGACCCGGTAGAGCTGGTTCTCCGGGCCGCGGTAGCGGGCGTCTGGCCTGACGAGACAGGGATCCTCGTCGGCGTGGTCGGGGCGTTCGCTGCGGGCGGCGAGGCGGGCGGTCGGGGCCTGCGCCGTGGCCCACTTGTCGAACGCGGCGCGGACGACCTCCTTGGACGGGTCGGTCTCGTCGATCGCCAGCTCGGCCAGGGAGAGCGACAGCACCTGCCATACGACCTTCACGCGGGCGGCCGTGTCGGGCATCGCGGCGCCGAGGGCGACCTCGCGCAGCGCCGGGTCCTCGGCCGCGCTCACCGCCCGCTCCCACACCTTCAGATAGGCGACGAACGGCGACTGGGCGGGCGAGGGCAGCCGGTCGCCGGGCTTCTCCGGGTCGCGGAAGGCGTCGGGCTGGTCCCAGTAGGTCCAGAAGGCGGGCGGCTCGGCCGTGTCCTCGGCGTCGTCCTCGTCGGGCACCGGAACGCCGGGCGCGGGGCGGTTCGCGTCGAGGAGGATGCCGTCGACGTAGTAGCGGCCGCCGTGGATGTACAGGGTGTCGATCTCGTGCCTGCCGCCCACGTACTCGATGCGGAAGCCCGCCGCGTCACGCGGCCCGCCGTGCCGGCCGATCAGGT
This portion of the Streptomyces canus genome encodes:
- a CDS encoding DUF6519 domain-containing protein; protein product: MHADLSRLTFRPERHYSAVIAQQGRVQLDADANEQTAIQLHQARTLVADLIGRHGGPRDAAGFRIEYVGGRHEIDTLYIHGGRYYVDGILLDANRPAPGVPVPDEDDAEDTAEPPAFWTYWDQPDAFRDPEKPGDRLPSPAQSPFVAYLKVWERAVSAAEDPALREVALGAAMPDTAARVKVVWQVLSLSLAELAIDETDPSKEVVRAAFDKWATAQAPTARLAARSERPDHADEDPCLVRPDARYRGPENQLYRVEVHAGGEAKDATFKWSRENGSVVFPVDELDGTWVQLASLGHDDKLDLDVGDFVEFTDTAYASRLEALPLLRVEELDLPGRRVRLSAEPEPGVGRLPHLNPFLRRWDHHEGPKRKGRTSALKHGAVAITEGEWLPLEDGVEVYFAKGVGYRTGDHWIIPARTATGSVEWPTDSARRPLLQAPFGIVRGFAPLALVKGEGSTVDLRYAFGPLASSVPAASEATLAAEEQARRQEEAAEADPSHGQSQTTAQAEAEASEEGNR